One genomic region from Remersonia thermophila strain ATCC 22073 chromosome 1, whole genome shotgun sequence encodes:
- a CDS encoding mitochondrial 54S ribosomal protein uL15m: MPPRLPIPLAQAARCCSSPASRPQAPTLASLFAALSLQPRTPAPTSTTTTLTTPTQIRSASILAALSDNKGAYNKRIRKGRGPSSGYGKTAGRGHKGQKQHGKVKPWFQGGQTPLIVSHGRHGFINFRAPKMMEVNLEKLQKWIDQGRIDPTKPITPRELIRSNIVGNPILDGIKLLAGGKETFRTPINIVVSRASAAAIEAVERAGGKILTRYYTRDALKRLVRGEVVHTTTPLPVGPEHVKSVLGRMRHEARVSGGKRVYRLPDPTSREDIEYYRDPAHRGYLSHTLKPGESPSLFFKVPGTETAEVKAVAKEKADEQAAKLF; encoded by the exons atgccgccgagACTACCAATACCGCTTGCGCAAGCGGCACGGTGCTGCTCCAGCCCGGCATCGAGGCCGCAGGCGcccaccctcgcctccctcttTGCGGCCCTCTCGCTGCAGCCGAGGAcaccggcgccgacgtcgacgacgacgaccctcACAACACCGACGCAGATACGGAGCGCCTCGAttctcgccgccctctcggACAACAAGGGCGCCTATAACAAGCGCATCCGCAAAGGCCGTGGTCCGTCATCCGGCTacggcaagacggccggccgcggtcaCAAGGGCCAGAAGCAGCACGGCAAGGTCAAGCCGTGGTTCCAGGGCGGCCAGACGCCGCTCATCGTcagccacggccgccacggcttcATCAACTT CCGCGCGCCAAAGATGATGGAGGTGaacctcgagaagctccaAAAATGGATCGACCAAGGCCGCATCGACCCAACGAAGCCCATCACGCCGCGCGAGCTCATCCGGTCCAACATTGTCGGCAACCCCATCCTGGACGGCATCAAGctcctggcgggcggcaaggagACCTTCCGCACCCCCATCAACATCGTCGTctcccgcgcctcggccgccgccatcgaagccgtcgagcgcgccggcggcaagatcCTCACGCGCTACTACACGCGCGACGCCCTGAAGCGGCTGGTCCGGGGCGAGGTGGTGCACACGACCACCCCGCTGCCCGTCGGGCCCGAGCATGTCAAGAGCGTGCTGGGGAGGATGCGGCACGAGGCTCGGGTGTCGGGCGGCAAGAGGGTGTACCGCCTGCCCGACCCGACGAGCCGCGAGGACATTGAGTACTATCGCGACCCGGCACACCGCGGGTACCTGAGCCACACGCTCAAGCCGGGCGAGTCGCCGAGCTTGTTCTTCAAGGTGCCGGGGacggagacggccgaggtcaaggctgtggcgaaggagaaggcggacGAGCAGGCTGCGAAGCTGTTttga
- a CDS encoding mitochondrial 37S ribosomal protein bS6m — protein sequence MLYETIGIVRPNSLQEVKEIVLTAGQLILRQGGVIRDVANWGVFHLPRSISRNQTRYTKGHYFVLRYDAGAKAHQDLTAALRVDPRVIRATGVKLGDGKLETLSKFGPVEWKKLE from the exons ATGCTGTACGAGACCATCGGCATC GTCCGCCCGAACAGCCTCCAGGAGGTGAAGGA AATCGTCCTcaccgccggccagctcatcctccgccagggcggcgtgaTCCGCGACGTGGCCAACTGGGGCGTCTTCCACCTGCCGCGGTCCATCTCGCGCAACCAGACGCGCTACACCAAGGGCCACTACTTTGTGCTGCGCTACGACGCGGGCGCCAAGGCGCACCAGGACCTGACGGCCGCGCTGCGCGTCGACCCGCGCGTGATCCGCGCGACGGGCgtcaagctcggcgacggcaagctcgagACGCTGAGCAAGTTTGGCCCCGTCGAGTGGAAGAAGCTGGAGTAA